A window from Candidatus Arthromitus sp. SFB-rat-Yit encodes these proteins:
- the cls gene encoding cardiolipin synthase: protein MNYLNLIMISFLIINLSIIFFVIINERRPPEKSLIWILTLIFFGPIGFIFYLFLGKDIQRPYLKNNLLYKLHLFDYSSNESVIELIPKNNDYDEIIQTIDLVSKINVFPITKYSKIEIFSNGIQKFDSLKNELNAAKHHIHMEYFIVRDDHIGNEIKNILIRKSNEGVKVRFILDKIGCHKLSKKYINDLKQNGIKVLFYSYMSTPFLKLINTQINYRNHRKIVIIDGITSFTGGINIGDEYLGRSSIGNWRDTHLMIKGECSLAIQDVFIDDYTNLMKLKDKNYSKDDITNDISNYFPKPKENNILLTQIIRSGPNLSKDNMILPIIKLISIAKKNIRICTPYFIPSAGFLDILKISILSGVEISIIFPGKPDHKLVYYASKTYLRELSNIGCKVYFYDKNSFIHSKFIIVDDYIVTVGSTNMDIRSFELNYEMNLIIYDHNICDKFISIFEEDIKNSTLANIESFENISIYQKFYENISRLFSSLL from the coding sequence ATGAATTATCTAAATTTAATTATGATTTCTTTCCTCATAATAAATTTATCAATAATATTTTTTGTAATAATAAACGAAAGACGCCCTCCTGAAAAAAGCTTAATATGGATTTTAACATTGATTTTTTTCGGTCCTATAGGATTTATATTTTACCTATTTCTCGGCAAAGACATACAAAGACCTTATTTAAAAAATAATTTATTATATAAACTTCATTTGTTTGATTATTCATCGAATGAATCTGTTATAGAGCTCATACCCAAAAATAATGATTATGATGAAATTATACAAACAATAGATCTAGTTTCTAAAATTAATGTATTTCCAATAACTAAATATTCAAAAATTGAAATATTTTCAAATGGTATACAAAAATTTGATTCATTAAAAAATGAACTTAACGCTGCAAAACATCACATACATATGGAATATTTTATAGTTAGAGATGACCATATTGGAAATGAAATAAAAAACATACTCATTAGAAAATCAAATGAAGGGGTAAAAGTAAGATTCATATTAGATAAAATAGGATGCCATAAATTATCTAAAAAATATATAAATGATTTAAAACAAAATGGAATAAAAGTATTATTTTATTCCTATATGTCAACACCATTTTTAAAGCTGATAAATACTCAAATAAATTATAGAAACCATAGAAAAATAGTTATAATAGATGGAATAACTAGTTTTACTGGTGGAATCAATATTGGAGATGAATATCTTGGGAGATCGTCTATTGGAAATTGGAGAGATACTCATTTAATGATAAAAGGAGAATGCTCTCTTGCAATACAAGATGTATTTATAGATGATTATACAAATCTTATGAAACTAAAAGATAAAAATTATTCAAAAGATGATATAACAAATGATATATCAAACTATTTCCCAAAACCTAAAGAAAACAATATACTCTTAACCCAAATAATAAGAAGTGGCCCTAATTTATCAAAAGATAATATGATACTCCCCATAATAAAACTCATAAGCATAGCTAAAAAAAATATTAGAATTTGTACTCCATATTTTATACCATCTGCTGGATTTCTTGATATATTAAAAATTTCAATATTATCTGGTGTTGAAATAAGCATAATATTTCCTGGAAAACCTGACCATAAACTAGTTTATTATGCATCGAAAACATATCTAAGAGAACTTTCAAACATAGGGTGTAAAGTGTATTTTTATGATAAAAATTCATTTATACACTCCAAATTTATAATAGTTGATGATTATATCGTAACTGTTGGAAGCACCAATATGGACATAAGAAGCTTCGAACTTAACTATGAAATGAATTTAATAATATATGACCACAATATTTGTGATAAATTTATATCTATCTTTGAAGAGGATATAAAAAATAGCACACTTGCAAATATAGAGTCATTTGAAAATATATCAATATATCAAAAATTCTATGAAAATATATCAAGATTGTTTTCATCCCTTCTATAA